From Microbacterium pseudoresistens, the proteins below share one genomic window:
- a CDS encoding HAD family hydrolase: MSGVQAERVSGAELRGVLWDMDGTSTDSAPLWDAAILGAAEELGVEWTGADQAVIRGHGMWAVAARFRKKGATPNEGAVVSRIERIAAMLAATSAPVWLPGVREMLIACADAGIRCALVTMSGREALEAILRALDPGLFEVIVSGSDVTEPKPSPQPYLRGLDALGLPAASCLAIEDSVVGVTSSVAAGLTTIAVNAPSTIVESDSLVRWPSMAGRSVAELRSVHTSAAALIT; the protein is encoded by the coding sequence ATGAGCGGAGTGCAGGCGGAGCGCGTCTCCGGCGCCGAGCTGCGGGGGGTCCTCTGGGATATGGACGGAACATCGACCGACAGTGCTCCCTTATGGGATGCCGCGATTCTGGGCGCCGCAGAGGAGCTCGGGGTCGAGTGGACCGGTGCCGACCAGGCCGTCATACGCGGGCACGGGATGTGGGCCGTGGCCGCCCGCTTCCGCAAAAAGGGCGCCACCCCGAACGAGGGGGCTGTCGTGTCGCGGATCGAGCGGATCGCCGCGATGCTTGCCGCCACATCCGCGCCGGTCTGGCTCCCGGGGGTGCGGGAGATGCTCATCGCCTGCGCCGACGCCGGGATCCGTTGCGCACTGGTCACGATGTCCGGTCGCGAGGCGCTGGAGGCGATCCTACGGGCGCTCGATCCGGGACTCTTCGAGGTGATCGTGTCCGGCAGTGACGTGACGGAGCCGAAACCGTCCCCGCAGCCGTATCTTCGGGGCCTCGACGCTCTCGGGCTACCGGCGGCGTCGTGCCTGGCCATCGAGGACTCCGTCGTCGGGGTCACCTCCTCGGTTGCCGCGGGACTCACGACCATCGCCGTGAATGCCCCGTCGACCATCGTGGAATCGGACTCGCTGGTGCGCTGGCCGAGCATGGCAGGAAGATCGGTGGCGGAGCTCCGGAGCGTCCACACCAGTGCGGCGGCGCTGATCACGTGA
- a CDS encoding 1,4-dihydroxy-2-naphthoyl-CoA synthase, with amino-acid sequence MTVASVSELFDPAEWMLAPGAEDYTDITAHVSNDGRIARVAFARPEVRNAFRPHTVDELYRALDIARQDPRIGVVLLTGNGPSPKDGGWAFCSGGDQRIRGRDGYKYSDDEAAVQDPARAGRLHILEVQRLIRFMPKVVIAVIPGWAAGGGHSLHVVCDLSIASAEHGRFKQTDADVGSFDAGYGSAYMARQTGQKFAREVFFLAEEYSAQRAYEAGAVNRVVPHAELEREALAMARTILTKSPTAIRMLKFAFNAVDDGMVGQQVFAGEATRLAYGTDEAVEGRDAFLGKREPDWSPYPWHY; translated from the coding sequence GTGACCGTCGCATCCGTCTCCGAGCTGTTCGACCCCGCCGAGTGGATGCTCGCGCCGGGTGCCGAGGACTACACCGACATCACGGCGCACGTCTCGAACGACGGCCGCATCGCTCGCGTCGCCTTCGCCCGGCCGGAGGTGCGCAACGCCTTCCGCCCGCACACGGTCGACGAGCTGTACCGCGCGCTCGACATCGCCCGGCAGGATCCGCGGATCGGCGTGGTCCTGCTCACCGGCAACGGGCCCAGCCCCAAAGACGGCGGGTGGGCGTTCTGCTCGGGCGGCGACCAGCGCATCCGCGGCCGCGACGGGTACAAGTACTCCGACGATGAGGCCGCGGTGCAGGATCCTGCCCGCGCCGGGCGCCTGCACATCCTCGAGGTGCAGCGCCTCATCCGCTTCATGCCGAAGGTCGTCATCGCGGTGATCCCCGGGTGGGCGGCCGGCGGCGGGCATTCGCTGCACGTCGTGTGCGATCTGTCGATCGCCTCGGCCGAGCACGGCCGCTTCAAGCAGACGGATGCCGACGTCGGCTCCTTCGACGCCGGGTACGGTTCGGCGTACATGGCCCGTCAGACGGGGCAGAAGTTCGCGCGCGAGGTGTTCTTCCTCGCCGAGGAGTACTCGGCCCAGCGCGCCTACGAGGCGGGAGCCGTGAACCGCGTCGTGCCGCACGCCGAGCTGGAGCGAGAAGCGCTCGCGATGGCGCGCACGATTCTCACCAAGTCGCCCACGGCGATCCGGATGCTGAAGTTCGCCTTCAATGCCGTGGACGACGGGATGGTCGGCCAGCAGGTGTTCGCCGGCGAGGCGACGCGTCTGGCCTACGGCACCGACGAGGCCGTCGAGGGCCGCGACGCGTTCCTCGGCAAGCGCGAGCCCGACTGGTCGCCCTACCCCTGGCACTACTGA
- a CDS encoding o-succinylbenzoate synthase: protein MLPLADILATAHVVALPMHTRFRGVDVREAVLFEGPEGWAEFSPFPEYDDAEAATWLAAAIDDAAHPRPEPVRTEVRVNATVPAVAPDAVPGVLARFDGCRTAKVKVAERGQTLTDDTARVRAVREAMGPEGRIRIDANGGWNLDEAEHAVHALAEFDLEYVEQPCATVPELAELRTRIAHMGIPIAADESVRKADDPLAVARAGAADLLVIKAQPLGGIARALAIVAEAGLPAVVSSALDTAVGLNQGAALAAALPALDYDCGLGTASLFLDDVADARPHEGMVRAERVAPDADALRRLAAPADRRAWWLERLSRCHQQLRTPTIS from the coding sequence ATGCTGCCGCTCGCCGACATCCTCGCCACCGCGCACGTCGTAGCCCTGCCGATGCACACGCGCTTCCGCGGCGTCGATGTGCGTGAGGCCGTGCTCTTCGAGGGTCCCGAGGGATGGGCGGAGTTCTCCCCCTTCCCCGAGTACGACGACGCCGAGGCCGCGACCTGGCTCGCCGCGGCGATCGACGACGCCGCGCATCCGCGCCCAGAGCCCGTGCGCACCGAGGTACGGGTCAACGCCACCGTCCCGGCCGTCGCGCCGGATGCCGTGCCCGGCGTGCTGGCGCGCTTCGACGGATGCCGCACGGCCAAGGTCAAGGTCGCCGAACGAGGCCAGACGCTCACCGACGACACCGCCCGCGTGCGCGCCGTGCGCGAGGCGATGGGGCCCGAGGGGCGCATCCGGATTGACGCGAACGGCGGGTGGAACCTCGACGAGGCCGAGCACGCCGTGCACGCGCTGGCCGAGTTCGACCTGGAGTACGTCGAGCAGCCCTGCGCCACGGTGCCCGAGCTCGCCGAGCTGCGCACGCGCATCGCGCACATGGGCATCCCCATCGCCGCCGATGAGAGCGTGCGTAAGGCCGACGACCCGCTCGCCGTCGCCCGCGCGGGAGCCGCCGACCTGCTGGTGATCAAGGCGCAGCCGCTGGGCGGGATCGCCCGAGCCCTGGCGATCGTCGCCGAAGCGGGTCTGCCCGCCGTCGTCTCCAGCGCGCTGGACACCGCTGTCGGCCTGAACCAGGGCGCCGCCCTCGCCGCCGCCCTGCCCGCGCTCGACTACGACTGCGGCCTCGGCACGGCCTCGCTCTTCCTCGACGATGTGGCCGATGCCCGCCCGCACGAGGGCATGGTGCGCGCCGAGCGCGTCGCGCCCGATGCGGATGCGCTGCGCCGGCTCGCCGCGCCGGCCGACCGCCGTGCCTGGTGGCTCGAGCGCCTGTCCCGCTGCCATCAGCAGCTCCGAACTCCGACGATCTCGTGA
- a CDS encoding permease prefix domain 1-containing protein, which translates to MTATTLTERYIAATVRSLPAALQEDVRTELTASISDAVEARTTQGEPAEQAERAALVELGDPSALAADYADRPLHLIGPRFYLTWSRLLRLLLWIVPVCAAAGVTIANLIADKPVGEIIGQIVVVGITSIVHVAFWTTLVFFILERSGATDVTAAWDPDQLPEPQETGAGRGDLVASLVFLGLMAAALLWDRFVGFVLVARDHVDVGVGLGAQTTAIPMLNPELWPWWLGGALVLIAAEAALAIAVYANRGWTRAFAAINTLLAVVFAAGTLVLLAAGRLLSPAFLDFTLGRSDVPDEVARILAVLLGIVVVGVAVWDAIDGWRKARRAGRS; encoded by the coding sequence ATGACCGCGACCACCCTCACGGAGCGGTACATCGCCGCGACCGTGCGGAGCCTCCCCGCCGCGCTGCAGGAGGATGTGCGCACCGAGCTCACCGCATCCATCTCGGATGCCGTCGAAGCGCGCACGACGCAGGGCGAGCCCGCCGAGCAGGCCGAGCGCGCCGCCCTCGTCGAGCTGGGCGATCCCTCCGCGCTCGCCGCTGACTACGCCGACCGCCCGCTGCACCTCATCGGCCCGCGCTTCTACCTCACCTGGTCGCGCCTGCTGAGGCTGCTGCTGTGGATCGTGCCGGTGTGCGCGGCCGCCGGCGTGACGATCGCGAACCTCATCGCCGACAAGCCGGTGGGGGAGATCATCGGGCAGATCGTCGTCGTGGGGATCACCTCGATCGTGCACGTCGCCTTCTGGACGACGCTGGTCTTCTTCATCCTGGAGCGCTCGGGCGCGACCGACGTCACCGCGGCGTGGGACCCGGATCAGCTGCCCGAGCCGCAGGAGACCGGTGCGGGGCGCGGCGACCTCGTCGCCTCCCTCGTCTTCCTCGGGCTCATGGCGGCCGCGCTGCTCTGGGACCGGTTCGTCGGCTTCGTGCTCGTCGCGCGGGATCACGTGGACGTGGGGGTCGGGCTCGGGGCGCAGACCACGGCCATCCCGATGCTGAACCCCGAGCTGTGGCCCTGGTGGCTGGGCGGGGCGCTCGTGCTGATCGCGGCCGAGGCGGCGCTGGCGATCGCCGTGTACGCGAACCGCGGGTGGACGCGCGCGTTCGCGGCGATCAACACGCTCCTGGCCGTCGTGTTCGCCGCGGGGACGCTGGTCCTGCTGGCCGCCGGACGACTGCTGAGCCCGGCCTTCCTGGACTTCACGCTCGGGCGCAGTGACGTCCCCGACGAGGTGGCGCGCATCCTGGCCGTGCTGCTCGGGATCGTCGTCGTCGGCGTCGCCGTGTGGGACGCGATCGACGGCTGGCGCAAGGCACGCCGGGCGGGGAGGTCGTAG
- a CDS encoding ABC transporter permease subunit, whose protein sequence is MAILAQNRAVGTGTGGDKTPPVPAVRRFFRANAFGYALIAPQLIGFAIFGLVTTVQSIWLSLNSINALSGVTTFVGLENYVNLITGDRFPLVFTNTVFFVAAFSLLNIAVAMGIALLLNNRLRGVNIFRAAVFIPALVTMVAWALVSRFILQPEGLLDFLVSFTGAEETPWLRSRWLTLTVIIFVQLTKNVGINVLLCLAGLQAVDRELLEAAETDGAGWWARFRHVTIPQVSPTLFMVFLLTVVASFKVFEVILILTNGGPGYETNVLSFMIYDEAFRRHDFGEASALAVILLLMIIVVSSVLWAIRKKLVYAEND, encoded by the coding sequence GTGGCAATTCTGGCGCAGAACCGCGCTGTAGGCACCGGTACCGGCGGGGACAAGACCCCGCCGGTACCGGCAGTCAGGCGCTTTTTCCGGGCGAACGCCTTCGGCTACGCGCTCATCGCCCCGCAACTGATCGGCTTCGCGATCTTCGGTCTCGTGACGACGGTGCAATCGATCTGGCTCAGCCTCAACTCGATCAACGCTCTCTCCGGGGTCACGACGTTCGTCGGTCTGGAGAACTACGTCAACCTGATCACCGGAGATCGATTCCCCCTCGTCTTCACCAACACCGTCTTCTTCGTCGCAGCCTTCAGCCTCCTCAACATCGCCGTCGCGATGGGAATCGCGCTACTGCTGAACAATCGCCTGCGTGGAGTGAACATCTTCCGGGCCGCTGTGTTCATCCCGGCGCTGGTCACCATGGTCGCCTGGGCGCTCGTCAGCCGCTTCATCCTCCAGCCGGAGGGACTGCTGGACTTCCTGGTGAGCTTCACCGGTGCCGAGGAGACACCGTGGCTGCGATCGAGATGGCTCACACTGACGGTGATCATCTTCGTCCAGCTCACGAAGAACGTCGGCATCAACGTCCTGTTGTGCCTGGCCGGTCTGCAAGCCGTCGATCGGGAACTGCTGGAAGCGGCCGAGACCGACGGGGCCGGCTGGTGGGCGCGTTTCCGTCACGTCACGATCCCGCAGGTCTCGCCGACGCTTTTCATGGTGTTCCTGTTGACGGTGGTGGCGTCGTTCAAGGTCTTCGAGGTGATCCTGATCCTCACCAATGGAGGCCCAGGGTACGAGACCAACGTGCTTTCGTTCATGATCTACGACGAAGCGTTCCGCCGACATGACTTCGGCGAGGCCAGTGCGCTGGCCGTCATCCTCCTCCTGATGATCATCGTCGTCAGCAGCGTGCTGTGGGCGATCCGAAAGAAGCTGGTGTACGCCGAAAATGACTAA
- a CDS encoding PadR family transcriptional regulator, with the protein MIQDEFETHLQELRRGTVVLASLQLLRTPGYGYGLLEQLAAAGFPTDANTLYPLLRRLEKQGFLESEWNTDEARPRKFYRTSAAGIRLADTLTHEVAAIAAATSDLTGTEH; encoded by the coding sequence ATGATTCAGGACGAGTTCGAGACCCACCTGCAGGAGCTGCGGCGCGGCACCGTCGTGCTCGCCAGCCTGCAGCTGCTGCGCACCCCCGGGTACGGATACGGGCTCCTCGAGCAGCTGGCCGCCGCGGGCTTCCCCACGGACGCGAACACCCTGTACCCCCTGCTGCGCCGCCTGGAGAAGCAGGGGTTCCTGGAGAGCGAGTGGAACACCGACGAGGCCCGGCCCCGCAAGTTCTACCGCACCTCGGCCGCGGGCATCCGCCTGGCCGACACCCTCACGCACGAGGTCGCCGCCATCGCCGCGGCGACCTCCGATCTCACCGGAACGGAGCACTGA
- a CDS encoding carbohydrate ABC transporter permease: MTKRRTTPRVRIGRGVNYLTLIVISCVFLGPILWMVLGSVKSDAEILSYPPTLFPSEFKWSNYAQVFELQPFARQFFNSVFVMALVCALTVIVSACAGYAFARVKPLGSSILFLVLLSATFIPPEATIVPLFQLVTSLGWIDTYYPLVIITVFLHSAPIATFILRQAYLGLPKELGESARLDGASDLRIFLTIYTPLVRPSLAAVVVLAGWHSWSQYLEPLIYLRDTEMFTVPLALTQFYDPFAGPMWGIQMAATTLSVLPVLILFLFAQRHVISGLTAGAVKS; encoded by the coding sequence ATGACTAAGCGCCGAACGACCCCGCGTGTGCGCATCGGGAGAGGGGTCAACTATCTGACGCTCATCGTGATCTCCTGCGTCTTCCTCGGGCCGATCCTGTGGATGGTGCTCGGATCCGTGAAGTCGGACGCGGAGATCCTCAGCTACCCGCCAACCCTTTTCCCCAGCGAGTTCAAGTGGTCGAACTACGCGCAGGTGTTCGAACTGCAGCCCTTCGCTCGGCAGTTCTTCAACAGCGTCTTCGTCATGGCGCTGGTGTGCGCGCTGACGGTGATCGTGTCAGCGTGCGCCGGATATGCGTTCGCACGGGTGAAGCCGCTGGGGAGCTCGATCCTTTTCCTCGTTCTCCTGAGCGCCACGTTCATCCCGCCGGAGGCGACCATCGTCCCGCTGTTCCAGCTGGTCACCTCGCTGGGATGGATCGATACGTACTATCCGTTGGTGATCATCACGGTGTTCTTGCATTCGGCACCGATCGCGACCTTCATCCTGCGCCAGGCCTATCTTGGCCTTCCGAAGGAGCTCGGTGAATCCGCACGGCTGGATGGTGCGAGTGACCTCCGCATCTTCCTGACGATCTACACGCCGCTCGTACGTCCGTCGCTGGCAGCGGTCGTCGTGCTCGCCGGATGGCACAGTTGGAGCCAGTATCTCGAACCGCTCATCTATCTGAGGGACACGGAGATGTTCACGGTTCCCCTCGCCCTGACGCAGTTCTATGATCCCTTTGCGGGCCCGATGTGGGGCATCCAGATGGCGGCGACCACGCTGTCGGTGCTCCCCGTCCTGATCCTGTTCCTCTTCGCGCAGCGGCACGTGATCTCGGGTCTCACCGCGGGAGCGGTGAAGTCATGA